The genomic interval AACTGGCATGAGGTAATCAATACGCTCCATTCTTCCCCACATAAAAGACTAAAGGTTGATGATTGCGTTGATCTATTAGTAACATCAATAGGTGTGACCAAATTAGAGGCCTCTGGAATCCTTAAATCTCACTTAGCCGTGGGCACATTTAAGTATGATGAATTTAAATCAAGTGAGTTTATTATTTTAGGCAGGAATACAATCGAGCTTGAAAATAAAAAAAGATACCTGTCTTCAATTTCAAGTGAAATCAGAAGCCAGAGCGAGCGCATTAATTATATCATCAGCCATGGCCAGACAGTTGGAAATTATAGAGAGCAGCTTTTTATTTCTGTGCTCCGAAAATATGTGCCTAAAAAATTTCATGTCGCAACAGGATTTATAGAGGGCAGCAATAAACAGATTGATATCATAATTTACGACCAGCACAATTATATTCCCGTTTTTAGAGAAGATGACCTAGTAGTGGTAAAAAAGGAATCCGTAGCGGCCGTAATTGAGGTTAAAACGACTTTAACTTCCGCAACAATTGCAGATTCGCTGAAGGGTATTGAAAAAATATGTGAAGGACCAATGAATTCCATTCCTTTTTTTAAGGGAATATTTGCGTTTAATACCAAAATGAACAATAAATCAGCCGCGAATACAATTGCATCTTTCTATAAAAAGAATGGTATACACGCCATTTATGATCATTTAGATGTAGTTTGTGTACCCAATAAAATATGCGGTTTCATAGATTATAACAATCTCGAAAACGATGAATATTCATGTCCGTCATTATATATTATTGAAGATGCAAAAGGCATCTCTATAGGAGAATCGTTTTTCTTTCAACGGTTATT from Flavobacterium sp. YJ01 carries:
- a CDS encoding DUF6602 domain-containing protein — protein: MTTKEFLEFLKEKNHLIINHKDHYSEAQTGKVFAIDGNAVKFYWTSDDDKTEARGLVTYDMQQFAQLVNPFLIVDRSCSFSDKYYSTLQSKIKKNWHEVINTLHSSPHKRLKVDDCVDLLVTSIGVTKLEASGILKSHLAVGTFKYDEFKSSEFIILGRNTIELENKKRYLSSISSEIRSQSERINYIISHGQTVGNYREQLFISVLRKYVPKKFHVATGFIEGSNKQIDIIIYDQHNYIPVFREDDLVVVKKESVAAVIEVKTTLTSATIADSLKGIEKICEGPMNSIPFFKGIFAFNTKMNNKSAANTIASFYKKNGIHAIYDHLDVVCVPNKICGFIDYNNLENDEYSCPSLYIIEDAKGISIGESFFFQRLFAFLEVENSAKKINGFYFSVLRETASLSLHQILTHNDWTPFHSFISEIRGTADFEPDMEIIKNDVKKRIKDVRNWMMGEMKRELLIEKYNND